A genome region from Brassica oleracea var. oleracea cultivar TO1000 chromosome C2, BOL, whole genome shotgun sequence includes the following:
- the LOC106323362 gene encoding outer membrane lipoprotein Blc-like — MTTQKKGMEVVKDLDLERYMGRWYEIASFPSIFQPKNGVDPRATYPLNPDGTVHVLNETWNGGKRAFIQGSAYKTDPKSDEAKFKVKFYVPPFLPIIPVTGDYWVLYIDPDYQHAVIGQPSRSYLWILSRTAHVEKTAEQEARISEEAKVFGTVAHVHPAPDDTKGIWWFKSMFGK; from the exons ATGACGACGCAGAAGAAAGGGATGGAAGTGGTGAAGGATCTTGACTTGGAGAGATACATGGGCCGTTGGTACGAGATTGCTTCTTTCCCTTCCATTTTCCAGCCCAAGAACGGTGTTGACCCTCGCGCCACCTACCCCCTCAACCCTGACGGCACGGTGCACGTCTTGAACGAGACGTGGAACGGTGGCAAGAGAGCTTTCATCCAAGGCTCAGCCTACAAGACTGATCCTAAGAGCGACGAGGCTAAGTTCAAAGTTAAGTTCTATGTCCCTCCTTTCCTCCCTATCATTCCTGTCACTGGAGATTACTGGGTGTTGTATATTGATCCTGACTACCAGCATGCTGTCATTGGCCAGCCTTCGAGGAGTTATCTCTGG ATACTGAGCAGGACGGCGCATGTGGAAAAGACCGCAGAACAGGAAGCTAGAATCAGTGAGGAAGCCAAGGTGTTTGGCACAGTGGCGCATGTCCATCCCGCTCCTGACGACACCAAGGGTATTTGGTGGTTCAAATCTATGTTCGGCAAATAG
- the LOC106324687 gene encoding VAMP-like protein YKT61 — MKITALLVLKAAPETTDPVILANASDVSHFGYFQRSSVKEFVVFVGRTVASRTPPSQRQSVQHEEYKVHAYNRNGLCAVGFMDDHYPVRSAFSLLNQVIDEYQKSFGETWRSAKEDSAQPWPYLAEALTKFQDPAEADKLLKIQRELDETKIILHKTIDSVLARGEKLDSLVEKSSDLSMASQMFYKQAKKTNSCCTIL; from the exons ATGAAGATCACCGCCTTGCTTGTTCTCAAGGCCGCTCCCGAAACTACGGATCCCGTCATCCTCGCCAACGCTTCGGACGTCTCTCACTTCGGCTATTTCCAGCGATCCAGCGTCAAAGAGTTCGTCGTCTTTGTCGGTCGCACTGTCGCGAGCCGCACCCCTCCTTCCCAGCGCCAGTCCGTCCAGCACGAAG AGTACAAGGTTCACGCTTACAATAGAAATGGCCTTTGCGCGGTGGGATTCATGGACGATCATTATCCTGTTCGTAGTGCCTTTTCTCTTCTCAACCAG GTCATAGATGAGTATCAGAAGAGTTTTGGCGAGACATGGAGGTCTGCTAAAGAAGACTCCGCTCAGCCCTGGCCTTACTTAGCCGAAGCTCTTACCAAATTTCAG GACCCAGCTGAGGCTGATAAGCTGTTGAAAATCCAGAGGGAGTTGGATGAGACCAAGATTATCCTT CATAAAACGATTGATAGCGTTCTAGCCCGTGGTGAGAAGCTGGACAGCTTAGTGGAGAAGAGCTCAGATTTGAGCATGGCGTCGCAG ATGTTCTACAAGCAAGCGAAGAAAACGAATTCATGCTGCACCATTCTGTGA
- the LOC106327664 gene encoding glycerophosphodiester phosphodiesterase GDPDL6 — MLRFFIFFFLFIHSCVAAPKIPAAVPATKWLTLNGQEPAVVARGGFSGLFPESSASANDLAISTSSPGLTMLCNLQMTKDGVGLCLSDIRLDNATTISTLFPKAQKTYKVYGQDLKGWFVLDYSADTIFSNVSLVQNIFSRPSIFDGQMPVSAVEDVLGIKPPKFWLSVQYDAFYMEHKLSAAAYLRSLRFRGITFISSPEIGFLKSIGMDARRAKTKLIFEFKDPEAIEPTTNKKYSELQQNLAAIKAFASGVLVPKDYIWPTDSANYLKPASTFVADAHRAGLEVYASGFANDYRTSYNYSYDPSAEYLQFVDNGQFSVDGFITDFPPTASQAISCLSHQKGNLPKIGNALVITHNGASGEYPGCTDLAYQKAVDDGADVIDCSVQMSKDGMAFCHDSADLTATTTAMTTFMSRATSVPEIQPTNGIFSFDLTWAEIQSLKPQIQSPFSTSGGFQRNPANKNAGKFMTLVDFLEFGKAKAVTGVLINIQNAAYLASKKGLGIVDAVKSGLTNSTLDKQSTQKVLIQSDDSSVLSSFEAVPPYTRVLSIEKEIGDAPKPSVDEIKKHAEAVNLKRSSLDTISESFATGKTNVVEEMHKGNISVYVSVLRNEYISIAFDYFSDPTVELATFIAGNGVDGVITEFPATATRYLRSPCSDLNKDQPYAILPAEAGALLSVAAKEAQPPAIAPSPPLNAKDVIDPPLPPVAKMGSSDEEAPPHAPPHSGTIATSANLGLSLLAILALGVLFAVE, encoded by the exons ATGCTCAGGTTTTTCATCTTTTTCTTCCTTTTCATTCATTCTTGTGTTGCGGCTCCCAAGATTCCTGCTGCTGTTCCTGCCACGAAATGGCTCACCCTTAATG GACAAGAGCCTGCGGTTGTGGCGAGAGGCGGCTTCTCCGGTCTTTTCCCTGAGTCAAGCGCCTCTGCAAATGACTTGGCTATTAGCACCAGCTCTCCTGGCCTCACGATGTTGTGCAACCTTCAGATGACAAAGGACGGTGTTGGCCTTTGTTTGTCTGATATCAGGCTTGACAATGCAACCACCATCTCCACCCTCTTCCCCAAAGCCCAGAAGACCTACAAGGTCTATGGTCAGGACCTTAAGGGCTGGTTTGTCCTTGACTATTCTGCCGACACCATTTTCTCCAATGTCTCAT TGGTGCAGAACATCTTCTCTCGGCCCAGTATCTTCGATGGCCAGATGCCAGTTTCAGCCGTGGAGGACGTCCTAGGAATCAAGCCTCCCAAGTTCTGGTTGAGCGTTCAG TACGATGCATTCTACATGGAGCACAAGCTGAGCGCAGCCGCATACCTTAGAAGCTTGCGATTCCGTGGCATTACTTTCATCTCATCTCCGGAGATCGGTTTCTTGAAGAGCATTGGGATGGATGCACGCAGGGCCAAGACAAAGCTCATATTCGAATTCAAAGACCCCGAGGCAATTGAGCCCACCACCAACAAGAAGTACAGCGAGCTTCAGCAGAACCTTGCAGCCATCAAGGCCTTTGCTTCAGGCGTTCTTGTCCCCAAAGACTACATTTGGCCCACTGACTCGGCTAACTACCTTAAGCCCGCATCCACCTTTGTGGCTGATGCCCACAGGGCCGGTCTAGAGGTCTACGCTTCAGGTTTCGCCAATGATTATCGCACCAGTTACAACTACAGCTATGATCCCTCCGCTGAGTATCTCCAGTTTGTGGATAATGGCCAGTTCTCTGTAGATGGCTTCATCACCGACTTCCCGCCAACAGCATCACAAGCCATCT CTTGCTTATCTCACCAGAAGGGTAATCTCCCCAAAATAGGCAATGCGTTGGTCATAACACACAATGGAGCAAGTGGAGAATATCCAGGCTGCACGGATTTGGCTTATCAAAAGGCGGTGGACGATGGAGCAGATGTGATCGACTGTTCTGTCCAGATGTCCAAAGACGGAATGGCTTTCTGCCATGATTCTGCAGACCTCACAGCAACCACTACTGCCATGACCACTTTCATGTCCCGAGCCACCAGTGTTCCTGAGATCCAGCCCACCAATGGCATTTTCTCTTTTGATCTTACTTGGGCGGAGATCCAGTCTTTGAAGC CTCAAATACAAAGCCCCTTTTCAACTTCTGGGGGATTCCAGAGAAACCCAGCAAACAAGAATGCAGGGAAGTTCATGACTCTCGTTGACTTCCTGGAGTTTGGCAAAGCAAAGGCAGTCACTGGAGTTCTCATCAACATCCAG AATGCTGCTTATTTAGCCTCAAAGAAAGGCCTTGGAATCGTAGACGCAGTCAAGTCCGGTCTGACCAATTCCACACTCGACAAGCAATCAACCCAAAAGGTTTTGATTCAGTCAGATGACAGTTCGGTTCTGTCAAGTTTCGAGGCCGTCCCTCCGTACACTCGAGTCTTGAGCATAGAAAAGGAGATCGGAGATGCTCCCAAGCCATCCGTTGATGAAATCAAGAAGCACGCAGAAGCAGTCAATCTCAAGAGAAGTTCTCTCGACACCATCTCCGAAAGCTTTGCCACAGGGAAGACTAACGTAGTGGAGGAAATGCACAAGGGGAATATCTCTGTTTACGTCTCGGTGCTAAGGAACGAGTACATCTCCATAGCGTTCGACTACTTCTCTGATCCTACGGTAGAGCTTGCAACATTCATTGCAGGCAATGGCGTTGATGGAGTCATCACGGAGTTCCCTGCCACCGCCACCAGATACTTGA GGAGTCCATGCTCAGATTTGAACAAAGACCAGCCCTACGCCATCTTACCTGCAGAGGCTGGCGCTCTACTCTCCGTGGCAGCCAAGGAAGCACAGCCACCAGCTATTGCCCCAAGCCCGCCTCTTAACGCTAAGGACGTGATTGATCCGCCTCTGCCTCCTGTTGCAAAAATGGGCTCCTCTGATGAAGAAGCTCCGCCACATGCCCCTCCTCATTCAGGCACCATTGCCACATCTGCTAATCTTGGCCTTTCTTTGCTGGCAATACTGGCCTTGGGAGTCCTCTTTGCTGTTGAATAA
- the LOC106320408 gene encoding trafficking protein particle complex subunit 5-like yields the protein MIGVGKMKLYSNVLDKPLSKGKQEVSLSAFAFLFSELVQYNQTQVDNIAELERRLEDAGYAVGARVLELLCNREKGNRRETRLLGILSFVHSTVWKVLFGKVADSLEKGTEHEDEYMISEKELLVNRFISIPKDMGTFNCGAFVAGIVKGVLDNAGFPAVVTAHFVPIEGQQRPRTTILIKFADEVLKREARLSQ from the exons ATGATCGGAGTGGGGAAGATGAAACTGTACTCAAACGTCCTTGACAAGCCACTCAGCAAAGGCAAACAAGAG GTGAGCTTGAGCGCATTTGCCTTCTTATTCTCGGAGCTCGTTCAGTACAATCAAACCCAGGTTGACAACATTGCTGAGCTTGAAAGAAG ACTAGAGGATGCTGGGTATGCAGTTGGTGCTCGAGTCTTGGAGCTTCTTTGCAACCGAGAGAAG GGAAACCGGAGAGAGACACGGTTACTAGGAATCTTGTCTTTTGTCCACAGCACCGTGTGGAAGGTCTTGTTTGGAAAG GTTGCTGATTCACTTGAGAAAGGAACTGAACATGAAGATGAGTACATGATCAGTGAGAAGGAGCTTCTCGTCAACAG GTTCATATCGATTCCAAAAGACATGGGAACATTCAACTGCGGGGCGTTTGTGGCCGGCATTGTGAAG GGAGTTCTGGATAACGCAGGGTTTCCTGCTGTGGTAACGGCTCATTTTGTACCCATTGAAGGACAACAGCGTCCTCGGACTACCATTTTGATCAAGTTTGCTGATGAG GTGCTTAAAAGAGAGGCACGGCTAAGCCAGTGA
- the LOC106320400 gene encoding protein RTF2 homolog encodes MHSRRQIIVKSPYSQQTVALQLDPSQSVLTLSGLTSLLESWQRQSLSDFSIALNERPLNASTRIQVSNLPSVSMLALYPRLVGGGGDGGATEAESRDCYLNMYAEKKPDKVDPNEQRLSKWLNCALSNEPLAEPCVIDLLGNLFNKEALVNALLLKRLPKQFSYIKGLKDMVNIKLAEVAGFDGDTTSAKFQCPVSGLGFNGKYKFFALRGCGHVMSAKALKEVKSRSCLVCHADVKDSDKIVINGTEEEVGLLRERMEEEKANLREKKGASKKSKNGVAVVVDAGVKVGKRQMDDGNVSGNGVTVKKFKAGDAVPVNATKEVYASLFTSSKKKSDFRETYSCRSLPLGRN; translated from the coding sequence ATGCACAGCCGGCGCCAGATCATAGTTAAATCTCCCTACTCTCAACAAACCGTCGCACTGCAATTAGATCCTTCGCAATCCGTATTAACTCTCTCAGGTCTCACTTCCTTACTCGAATCATGGCAACGTCAATCGCTATCTGATTTCTCCATCGCTCTAAATGAGAGGCCTTTGAACGCCTCTACACGGATCCAAGTATCTAACCTCCCTTCCGTCTCCATGCTCGCTCTTTACCCTCGCCTCGTTGGAGGTGGAGGAGATGGCGGTGCGACGGAAGCAGAGTCTCGCGATTGCTACCTCAACATGTACGCGGAGAAGAAACCCGACAAGGTTGATCCTAACGAGCAGAGGCTCTCCAAGTGGCTTAACTGCGCCTTGTCTAACGAGCCTCTGGCTGAGCCTTGCGTGATTGATCTCCTCGGGAATCTCTTCAACAAAGAAGCTTTGGTGAACGCTCTGTTGTTGAAGAGGTTGCCTAAGCAGTTCTCTTACATTAAGGGTTTGAAAGACATGGTGAATATCAAGCTCGCGGAGGTGGCTGGTTTCGATGGAGACACGACCAGTGCTAAGTTTCAGTGTCCGGTCTCAGGGCTTGGATTCAACGGAAAGTACAAGTTTTTCGCTCTGAGGGGGTGTGGGCATGTGATGAGTGCGAAGGCGTTGAAGGAAGTGAAGTCTCGTTCGTGTTTGGTGTGTCACGCGGATGTTAAAGATTCTGATAAGATTGTGATAAACGGTACGGAGGAGGAGGTGGGTTTGTTGAGGGAGAGGATGGAGGAGGAGAAGGCTAATCTGAGAGAGAAGAAGGGCGCTTCAAAGAAGAGCAAGAACGGTGTTGCTGTGGTGGTTGATGCAGGTGTGAAGGTGGGAAAGAGACAGATGGATGATGGGAATGTGAGTGGCAATGGCGTTACCGTGAAGAAATTCAAGGCAGGGGATGCAGTGCCGGTTAATGCTACCAAGGAAGTCTATGCTTCTCTGTTTACTTCGTCCAAGAAGAAGTCTGATTTTAGGGAGACTTACTCTTGCAGGTCACTTCCTCTCGGCAGGAACTGA
- the LOC106326227 gene encoding transcription factor bHLH82-like: protein MVIKMLEEAKEEDRRQKTEEMGNENGERKGEFINQNNNDFFLDSMSMLSSLPPCWDSSLPPPHPPPPHSLTVDASFPDQFHQPQESGGPTIGSQDGLQGQGTVSTTSAPVARQKPRVRARRGQATDPHSIAERLRRERIAERMKSLQELVPNTNKTDKASMLDEIIEYVRFLQLQVKVLSMSRLGGAGAVGPRLNGLTSEVGARLNALSGPCNGLNGKGNATGSSNESLRSTENRVAKLMEEDMGSAMQYLQGKGLCLMPISLATAMSSTSNHSRGALFNPKSNVLAAEEKNVAAVAAPEDSSPMDDVSASKG from the exons ATGGTGATAAAAATGCTGGAGGAAGCAAAGGAAGAAGATAGAAGACAGAAGACAGAAGAGATGGGAAATGAGAATGGAGAAAGAAAGGGAGAGTTCATAAACCAAAACAACAATGACTTCTTCCTTGATTCAATGTCAATGCTCTCCTCTCTCCCTCCTTGCTGGGACTCTTCTCTTCCCCCTCCTCATCCTCCTCCTCCGCACTCTCTGACCGTCGACGCCTCTTTCCCCGACCAGTTCCATCAACCTCAG GAGTCAGGTGGTCCAACAATAGGCAGCCAAGATGGGTTGCAGGGACAAGGGACAGTCTCGACCACGAGTGCACCTGTGGCTCGTCAAAAGCCAAGGGTGCGAGCTAGGAGAGGTCAAGCCACCGATCCTCACAGCATAGCTGAGCGG TTGAGAAGAGAACGCATTGCAGAGCGTATGAAGTCTCTTCAAGAACTGGTTCCCAACACCAACAAG ACGGACAAGGCATCGATGCTGGACGAGATCATCGAGTATGTTAGATTCCTTCAGCTGCAAGTCAAGGTACTAAGCATGAGCAGATTGGGAGGTGCAGGTGCAGTTGGTCCACGCCTCAACGGTCTCACTTCCGAG GTAGGAGCACGGCTCAACGCCCTCTCTGGACCGTGCAATGGCTTAAACGGGAAAGGAAACGCAACAGGATCTTCCAACGAGAGCTTAAGGTCAACAGAAAATAGGGTGGCAAAGCTGATGGAAGAAGACATGGGATCTGCAATGCAGTACCTTCAAGGGAAAGGGCTTTGCTTAATGCCCATCTCTCTCGCAACTGCAATGTCATCTACATCTAATCACTCTCGTGGAGCTCTCTTTAACCCCAAATCCAATGTGTTAGCAGCAGAGGAGAAAAATGTAGCAGCAGTAGCTGCACCTGAAGACTCCTCTCCTATGGATGATGTATCTGCCTCCAAGGGCTAA
- the LOC106324934 gene encoding reticulon-like protein B21 → MDPSISRRRRTGVGGAVTAVGSVLETRMHSDDDEVIFKTIHLHAADEEKNSNKQMSLKEATLVGVNGKRRPLKLTRPTSIGSTPPMTPRRSISSDVNDKALTVSVAAKKKVRSDSVERVEKKKTPGRVKKTRSELRTAVVSSGEFDSVPLRKVSSLPAHRSENSYEKTEDVNVKTEDTVEEKPQITEEVKEFSVCKEMVVSANSNEDEQIDNGDHDHEEEEEEDDDEEEEDKEVEKQSIDVKDMNFAKESSENRDESKQYRQFHNGTVTSPSAVRKVPPPPVIKTETSVYSVPPSKDTYAEEEDNFTHPQSKLQSLEDLVMWRDASRSTLVFGFGTFLIISSSYANNLNFSFITVVAYMGLIYLGVTFVFKSVIRRGIVEVEEERHKGVGVREEDVKRILRLIMPYLNESLFQLRSLFSGDPSTTLKMGVVLFILARWGPSITLWNLAKFGFLGAFTVPKIFISYSTHFSAYGIFWLRRFKDAWETCNHKKAVALALFPLVWNLSSVVARVWAAFMLFVAFRYYQQKMIWTTDQDDDEDEEEEDVVDNEEEEEEEEQVLKLKRNSYMMMMPNKLKKIS, encoded by the exons ATGGACCCAAGCATCAGTAGAAGAAGAAGGACTGGGGTTGGAGGAGCCGTTACTGCTGTAGGCTCTGTTTTGGAAACGAGAATGCACAGCGACGATGACGAAGTCATCTTCAAGACTATTCATCTTCATGCTGCTGACGAAGAGAAGAACTCTAACAAGCAGATGAGCTTAAAGGAGGCTACTTTGGTGGGTGTTAACGGGAAGAGACGGCCTCTGAAGCTAACGAGGCCGACATCGATCGGTTCTACTCCTCCGATGACGCCGAGGAGATCGATCTCTAGTGACGTAAATGACAAGGCTTTGACTGTGTCTGTGGCGGCGAAGAAGAAGGTGAGATCTGATTCGGTAGAACGGGTTGAGAAGAAGAAGACTCCGGGTCGGGTTAAGAAGACCCGATCGGAGCTTCGCACGGCGGTCGTCAGCTCCGGTGAATTTGATTCAGTTCCGCTGAGGAAGGTGAGCTCATTGCCAGCTCACAGGTCCGAGAATTCTTATGAGAAAACAGAGGATGTAAATGTAAAAACAGAGGATACCGTCGAGGAAAAGCCGCAGATCACAGAGGAAGTCAAGGAGTTCAGCGTCTGCAAGGAGATGGTCGTCTCCGCTAATTCGAACGAAGATGAGCAGATCGACAATGGCGATCACGATCACGAGGAGGAGGAAGAAGAAGATGATGATGAGGAGGAGGAGGATAAAGAAGTGGAAAAGCAGAGTATTGATGTGAAAGATATGAACTTTGCGAAGGAGAGTAGCGAAAACAGAGATGAGAGTAAACAGTACCGTCAATTTCACAACGGAACCGTTACATCGCCGTCAGCCGTCCGTAAAGTTCCGCCGCCGCCAGTGATCAAAACGGAAACTTCGGTTTACTCGGTCCCACCAAGCAAAG ATACGTATGCAGAGGAAGAAGATAACTTTACTCATCCACAGAGCAAACTGCAGAGCCTGG AGGATCTTGTGATGTGGAGAGATGCATCAAGGTCGACGCTTGTGTTCGGCTTCGGAACATTCCTCATCATCTCTTCTTCATATGCCAATAATCTCAACTTCAG CTTCATAACAGTGGTAGCGTATATGGGACTCATCTATCTCGGCGTCACATTCGTATTCAAATCTGTGATCCGCAG GGGAATAGTGGAGGTGGAGGAGGAGAGGCATAAAGGGGTTGGAGTGAGAGAGGAAGATGTGAAGAGGATACTCAGACTCATAATGCCTTACCTCAACGAGTCCCTGTTTCAACTCCGATCCCTTTTCTCTGGCGACCCTTCCACCACCCTTAAG ATGGGAGTGGTGCTGTTCATTTTGGCCAGATGGGGCCCTTCTATCACTCTTTGGAACCTTGCCAAATTTG GCTTTCTGGGAGCATTTACAGTGCCTAAAATCTTCATCTCATACTCAACCCACTTCTCTGCTTACG GTATATTTTGGCTGAGGAGATTCAAGGACGCATGGGAAACGTGCAACCACAAAAAGGCGGTGGCTTTGGCACTCTTCCCCCTCGTCTGGAACCTCTCATCCGTCGTTGCGCGTGTCTGGGCAGCATTCATGTTATTCGTTGCCTTTAGATATTATCAGCAAAAGATGATTTGGACGACTGATCAAGACGATGATGAAGATGAAGAAGAAGAAGATGTAGTAGACAACGAAGAAGAAGAAGAAGAAGAAGAACAAGTACTTAAACTTAAAAGAAATTCTTATATGATGATGATGCCGAATAAACTAAAGAAAATTTCTTAA